Genomic window (Microbacterium oxydans):
AGGGATCGGTGCTCACCGATCTCGACATGAGCTGCTTCGACGGCCGGTACGTGACCGGCACCGTCTCGGATGAGTACCTCGCCTGGGTGGAGGGGTCGCAGACCTCATGACGATGCCGAGCGCACGACCGCTGTGGCACGGTCGGGCTCTCGCACTCGTGGGGATCGTCCTGGTGGCGTTCTCGCTGCGGTCGGCGGTCGCCTCCCTGTCGCCGGTCATCGACCACGTCGCCGAGGACTTCCCGGTATCGCCGGTCGTGGTCGGTCTGATCGGTGCCGCACCGCCCATCTGCTTCGCGCTGTTCGGCCTGCTCACCCCGCTGTTCGAGCGCCGCTTCGGGCTGGAGCGGATGGCGGTCGCCGCGATCACATTGATGGCCCTCGGCCTGCTGCTGCGCGGCTTCGCGGTGGATTCGACCAGTCTGCTGGCCGCGACCGTGGTCGTGTTCGCGGGCGTCGGATCGGGCAACGTGCTGCTCCCGCCGCTCGTGAAGAAGTACTTCCCCGATCGGCTCGGGGTCATGATGACCATCTACTCGACGACGATGGCGGTCTCGACCTTCCTCCCGCCGCTCGTCGCCGTGCCGGTGGCCGACTCGCTCGGCTGGCGCGTGTCGCTCGGGATGTGGGGCATCGTCGCGGGCATCGCGCTGGTCCCGTGGGTGGCGATGCTGCTGAAGAACGGCTCGCGAGCGGGCGAGCCGATGAAGACCGAGCTCCTCGTCCCCGATCCGACCGACGGCGTCAACGACATGCAGGACGCGGTGGCCGTCGCGACCGGCCCCATCTCGACCACGCCGGCGAACCGCCGGTACTTCGCCCGGCTGTGGCGGCTGCCCCTCGCCTGGGCGCTCGCCGTCGTCTTCGGGGCATCGTCGACGATGGCCTACGTCTCCTTCGCCTGGATGCCGACCATGCTCGTCGACATCGGCGGCGTGACCCCGGCGACGGCGGGCTTCCTGCTCTCGCTGTTCGCGCTGATCGGTCTGCCGTGCTCGCTGCTCGTGCCGATCCTCGTCGTGCGCTTCCAGGCGACCCGTCCGCTCTTCTTCGTGGCGGTCGGTGGCGGACTGGTCGGTCTCGCCGGGCTGCTGCTCGCGCCGACCGTCGCGCTGCCCCTGTGGGTGAGCATCTTCGGTCTCACGGCCATCATGTTCCCGCTGAGCCTCGTGCTGCTCAGCATCCGGGCCCGCACACCCGAGAGCGCCGTCGCGCTGAGCGGATTCGTGCAGAGCATCGGCTATGCCATCGCCGCGACCTTCCCCCTGCTGATCGGACTCCTGCACGAGACGACCGCGGGATGGCAGGTGCCGCTCCTCGTCATCGCGGGTGTGCTGATCGTCGCGATCCCCGCCGGCATCGTCGCTGGTCGGCGCCGCACGGTCGAGGACGAGTGGGAGCACCGGCACGGTCGCTGGTGAGTCCGCGAGGCGAGCCCGCGATCGCATGACCCCGCCGGTGCCCCGTCGTCTCAGTCGGCCATGCGCTCCCCGGCAGGGGAGAGCACCCACCAGATGCCGCCGACACCCTGCCCGTTGACGTCGCCGGCCGCGGCGTCGCCCGCGAAGTAGTAGAGCGGCCAGCCGTTGAGGGTCACCTGCTGGGAGCCGTCCGCCGTGGTGATGGTGCCGACCTCGCCGGTCACGCCCTGCACCGCGGGCGCGTCGCCCTCGGTGGTCAGCGGCGGCCAGTTGGTGAGGCACTCGCCGGTGCAGGAGCTCTCGCCCGAGCCCTGCGTGTCGGTGTCGAACATGTAGAGCGTCTTGCCGTCGGCGTCGACGACGATCTCGCCGAGCGTCGAGTCGGCGACCATCAGCGTGGTGGCGCCGGATGCCGCGCTCTCACTGGGCGCGCTCGACTCGGACGACTGTCCGTAGGCCCCGCCCGAGCCGCCGGAGCCTCCGCCGGGCGATGAGCATCCGGCGACGGCGAACGTCAGGAGCAGGGCGGCGACCGCCGCGGTCTTCGAGACTCTCGAGAGCATGGTGAAACCTCCTGTGCAGGACCGCGGGTGCGGTCAGGGGGTACACGAGAGGCGGCGGTGAAAGGTTCAGGGCGCGTCGACGGATGACCGCATGAGCACCTCGCCGGAGTCGACCGAGCGGATCTCGACCGTGGAGATGTCCGACGCCGGGAGCTCGGTACCGGCGCTCAGGCGCGCGGTGGTGCCCGGATGCGCCCGCCACGTCGACAGCACGCTCTCGGTGCCGTCCTGCGCCACCACGACCAGCGCGTACGCCCAGCCGTCCGCCGGGGCATGACCTCCGGCGCCGTATGTGCACGTCATGTCGATCCGGGTGCCCCAGGCGACGTCGGTGAGGCCGACGGTGGCGGTGAGCGGGGCGTCGATCAGCTGTTCCAGGGCGACCGTCGTCGTCGGCGGACGGAGCTGGGCCGACACGAGCGGCACGGCCACGGCGGCGACGACGATCGCCGCGGCGGCCGCGGTACCGGCGACCCACGCCCGACGGCGGCGACGGGCGCGCTCGGCGGCGAGGGAGAGCACGTGCGCGCGGTGCTCGGGTGCCGGAGCCTCGGCATCCGTCGCCCGCAGCAGCGATTCCGCCCGCTCGGGTGCCACCCGGGAGAGGAGGCCCGGCATCGGCGCCACCTCCGCGATGGCGGCACGGCACTCGGCGCACTGCGAGAGGTGCGCTTCGAACTCGGCGCGGTCGGCGGCGCTGAGGGCTCCGAGGACGTACGCGGCATCCCACTCGGCGTATCGCGTGTGGTCGGCGTTCATCGCGTCACTCCCTTCTCCTGCAGTCCGAGTCGCAGCGCGCGGAGGCCGTAGTGCAGCCTCGACTTCACGGTCCCCTCGGGGACCGTCAGCTCCTCGGAGATCTCGGCGACCGTGAGGCCCCGGTAGTACGCGCGGATGACGACGTCTCGGTGGGCTTCGGAGAGCGCCGCGAGCGCCTCCTCGATCAGGATCGCGTCGAAGATCGCGTCGGTGGCGTCGCGCACGGCGGACTCCGGCGGCTCGTCCATCGCGACCTCCCGGCGATGGTGGGCGCTGCGCGCCTCGTCGACGACCAGATGCCGGGCGACCGTGTACATCCAGGAACGCGTGGACTCCGGATCGTCGGCGAGGATGCGCGGGGTCCGCCAGGCACGCAGCAGGGTCTCCTGGACGACGTCATCCGCTCCCGCCCGATCTCCGGTGAGGTGCACGACGTAGCGCCAGATCGGCGCCGCATGCGCGTCGTAGAGCGCGCCGAGACGTGCCGCGTCATCCCTCGGCATCCGCCACCTCCTTCGGTTCCTCTCCGGAGACACGAGACAGGCGGGCAGAAGGTTCATCTGAACCCTCGACGCGTCGATCCCGTGTCCTGAGTATGGACCTCTTCGAGATCGCCGGGCTCCCCCTGCATCCGCTCATCGTGCACGCGGTGGTCATCCTCGTGCCGCTCACGGCGCTGGCGTTGATCCTGGGCGCGTTCCTCCCCGCTGCGCGGAAGAGGCTCGGCATCGTGACGCCGCTCGCCGCCCTCGTGGTGCTCGTGCTCGTGCCCATCACCATGCTCGCGGGTGAGGCGCTGGCGGAGCGGGTCGGTCCGGTGCCGGCGGTGCTCCATCACGCCGACCTCGGTCGACTGCTGTGGCCGTGGACGCTCGCGATGTTCCTGGTCGCGGCGGTGCAGTGGTGCTGGTACCGATTCGGCGCGGGGCCGCGCCGGGCGGCGCGGTGGATCGTCGCCGTGCTCGCGGTCGTGAGCGGCGTGGGCAGCACGGTGATGGTCGTGCTGATCGGCGAGGCCGGTGCCCGGGCGGTCTGGGGCGGATGAGGGCTAGCGCGCCGAGCGCGGCGGTGCGGTGGACGAGCGCACGACGAGCTGCGGATCGGTCGACGGCACCTCCCCGACGGCCTCCTGTCCCTCGATCTGGGCGATGAGACGGAGCGCGGCCGCACGACCCATGGCCTCGAACGGCTGCCGGACGGTCGTGAGCGCGGGGGAGGCGTAGGCGGCGAGAGCGATGTCGTCGACGCTCACCACGGAGACGTCCTCGGGAACACTGCGCCCGGCCTCGTGCAGCGCGCGGATCAGTCCGAACGCCATCTCGTCGCTGCTGACGAACACGGCCGTCGCCTCGGGGATCGCCGCGATGGTCCGACCGGCGCGGTAGCCGGACTCGGGGGTCCAGTCGGCGGGGATCACCGGCGGGGGGACGATGCCCCGGTCGCGGAGCGTCTGCTCCCACGCCTCGCTGC
Coding sequences:
- a CDS encoding zf-HC2 domain-containing protein, with the translated sequence MNADHTRYAEWDAAYVLGALSAADRAEFEAHLSQCAECRAAIAEVAPMPGLLSRVAPERAESLLRATDAEAPAPEHRAHVLSLAAERARRRRRAWVAGTAAAAAIVVAAVAVPLVSAQLRPPTTTVALEQLIDAPLTATVGLTDVAWGTRIDMTCTYGAGGHAPADGWAYALVVVAQDGTESVLSTWRAHPGTTARLSAGTELPASDISTVEIRSVDSGEVLMRSSVDAP
- a CDS encoding DUF2231 domain-containing protein, with product MDLFEIAGLPLHPLIVHAVVILVPLTALALILGAFLPAARKRLGIVTPLAALVVLVLVPITMLAGEALAERVGPVPAVLHHADLGRLLWPWTLAMFLVAAVQWCWYRFGAGPRRAARWIVAVLAVVSGVGSTVMVVLIGEAGARAVWGG
- a CDS encoding sigma-70 family RNA polymerase sigma factor, whose translation is MPRDDAARLGALYDAHAAPIWRYVVHLTGDRAGADDVVQETLLRAWRTPRILADDPESTRSWMYTVARHLVVDEARSAHHRREVAMDEPPESAVRDATDAIFDAILIEEALAALSEAHRDVVIRAYYRGLTVAEISEELTVPEGTVKSRLHYGLRALRLGLQEKGVTR
- a CDS encoding CynX/NimT family MFS transporter, translated to MTMPSARPLWHGRALALVGIVLVAFSLRSAVASLSPVIDHVAEDFPVSPVVVGLIGAAPPICFALFGLLTPLFERRFGLERMAVAAITLMALGLLLRGFAVDSTSLLAATVVVFAGVGSGNVLLPPLVKKYFPDRLGVMMTIYSTTMAVSTFLPPLVAVPVADSLGWRVSLGMWGIVAGIALVPWVAMLLKNGSRAGEPMKTELLVPDPTDGVNDMQDAVAVATGPISTTPANRRYFARLWRLPLAWALAVVFGASSTMAYVSFAWMPTMLVDIGGVTPATAGFLLSLFALIGLPCSLLVPILVVRFQATRPLFFVAVGGGLVGLAGLLLAPTVALPLWVSIFGLTAIMFPLSLVLLSIRARTPESAVALSGFVQSIGYAIAATFPLLIGLLHETTAGWQVPLLVIAGVLIVAIPAGIVAGRRRTVEDEWEHRHGRW